In Persicimonas caeni, a single window of DNA contains:
- a CDS encoding ABC transporter permease produces the protein MKWLFELLKMHRDKLSWLAWLGLAVLCFVFFVALFAPWLAPYDLDYVDVTRQLQAPSARHWLGTDENGADVLTKVIYGTRVAVMVGLATVSICSTVGIFLGSISGYFGGWIDEVIMRITEILMAFPGILLAILLIFITQKPSLLAVIGALSVSGWAGYARLVRGQVLSERERAYVEASRALGFPTRRTLFREIVPNILAPVIVQATFGVAGAILAEAALSFLGLGPQDLPSWGALLDQGATYFLLTPHLAIFPGVAIMITVLSINFLGDGLRDILDPRAVTRAK, from the coding sequence GTGAAGTGGCTTTTCGAACTCCTCAAAATGCACCGCGACAAGCTCAGCTGGCTGGCCTGGCTGGGCCTGGCGGTGCTCTGCTTTGTCTTCTTCGTCGCCCTCTTCGCCCCCTGGCTGGCGCCCTACGACCTCGACTATGTCGACGTGACCCGTCAACTCCAAGCCCCCAGCGCTCGCCATTGGCTGGGCACCGACGAAAACGGCGCGGACGTGCTCACCAAGGTCATCTACGGCACCCGCGTGGCCGTGATGGTGGGCCTGGCGACCGTCTCCATCTGCTCGACCGTCGGGATCTTCCTGGGCTCGATCAGCGGCTATTTCGGCGGCTGGATCGACGAAGTGATCATGCGCATCACCGAGATTTTGATGGCGTTTCCGGGCATCCTGCTGGCCATCTTGCTCATCTTCATCACCCAGAAGCCTAGCCTCTTGGCGGTGATCGGGGCGCTTTCGGTCTCTGGATGGGCGGGCTACGCTCGACTGGTGCGTGGCCAGGTGCTCTCCGAGCGCGAGCGCGCCTATGTCGAGGCGTCGCGCGCCCTCGGGTTTCCGACCCGGCGCACGCTGTTTCGTGAAATCGTGCCCAACATTTTGGCGCCGGTGATCGTGCAGGCGACCTTCGGGGTGGCCGGCGCGATCTTGGCCGAAGCGGCGCTCAGCTTTTTGGGCCTCGGCCCGCAGGACCTGCCCAGCTGGGGCGCCCTGCTCGACCAGGGTGCGACCTACTTTCTGTTGACCCCGCATCTGGCTATCTTCCCGGGCGTCGCCATCATGATCACCGTGTTGAGCATCAACTTTTTGGGCGACGGCCTGCGTGACATCTTGGACCCGCGTGCAGTGACGAGAGCGAAATGA
- a CDS encoding helix-turn-helix transcriptional regulator: MSARNTFAATRRSHAILQWLQNGEEVTIQRVIDNFDIKYPQAREDLKLLEELYGLSTHRDGRVKVWTWAGFDPDYVSVATAAALELGSIALDLFRETPYRSEIERLAEHCRNRVGDKQRQRLDRVSQALHLRRTWLPADEEAMVDHVESILDAVFKGRRLAMVYARADGEVRHYVVTPRKMVWYAGRLWLLARHEEQMKLFDVAGIDNLEEVPAPKNDGGEPITAEEMPASDEELAKYFENAFGIYAQNYPVAEIELEVSGAWANYLRRYRVHPSQQTEEGYKSLRVSFHMGLCPEFKSFVLGMLPNVKVHAPAELAEELEETVQMWLEEEAPL; encoded by the coding sequence ATGTCCGCTCGAAACACATTCGCGGCAACTCGACGATCCCACGCCATCTTGCAGTGGTTGCAGAATGGCGAGGAAGTCACCATCCAGCGTGTCATTGACAACTTCGATATCAAATATCCGCAGGCTCGCGAGGACCTGAAGCTGCTCGAGGAGCTGTACGGACTGTCGACGCATCGAGACGGTCGCGTCAAAGTGTGGACGTGGGCCGGGTTTGATCCCGACTACGTGTCGGTGGCCACCGCCGCGGCCCTCGAGCTGGGCTCGATCGCGCTCGATCTGTTCCGCGAGACGCCCTACCGAAGTGAAATCGAGCGGCTGGCCGAGCACTGCCGCAATCGCGTCGGTGACAAGCAGCGCCAGCGCCTCGATCGCGTCTCGCAGGCGCTGCACCTGCGTCGCACGTGGCTTCCGGCCGACGAAGAGGCGATGGTCGACCATGTCGAGTCGATCCTCGATGCGGTTTTCAAGGGACGGCGCTTGGCGATGGTGTATGCACGCGCCGATGGGGAGGTTCGCCACTATGTGGTCACGCCCCGAAAGATGGTCTGGTATGCCGGTCGGTTGTGGCTCTTGGCGCGCCATGAGGAGCAGATGAAGCTCTTCGACGTCGCCGGCATCGACAACCTCGAAGAAGTGCCGGCTCCCAAAAATGATGGCGGGGAGCCGATCACGGCCGAGGAGATGCCGGCCAGCGACGAAGAGTTGGCCAAGTATTTCGAAAACGCCTTTGGGATCTACGCCCAGAATTATCCGGTCGCTGAAATCGAGCTCGAGGTCTCAGGGGCCTGGGCCAACTACTTGCGTCGCTATCGCGTCCATCCCTCTCAGCAAACCGAAGAGGGCTACAAGAGCCTGCGCGTCTCGTTCCACATGGGGTTGTGCCCCGAGTTCAAGTCGTTCGTGCTCGGAATGCTGCCCAACGTCAAAGTGCACGCCCCCGCCGAATTGGCCGAAGAGCTCGAAGAGACCGTGCAGATGTGGCTCGAGGAAGAGGCGCCGCTGTAG
- a CDS encoding ABC transporter permease, translated as MTTFLIRRLLASVLVILGVVTLVFFVLRSVPGDPVESILGEQALAVDKQAMRECLNLDKPLWEQYVLFWKDVGNGTLGELCDERGVTVADKLVANIPATFQLALASLAIALLIALPLGIAASLKPYSWVDNGSAVLALLGISIPNFWLGPMLLILFSLTLQALPNPGSEVTGLSTLILPAITLGTALAAKLTRMTRSSMLEVLNQDYVRTAKSKGNPGWKVTTKHALRNALIPVVTILGLQFGALLGGAIIVEKVFARPGLGTLLLDGINTRNYLIVQGCVIFIAFSYVAVNLITDLVYGWIDPRIRYD; from the coding sequence ATGACCACATTTCTCATCCGCCGCTTACTGGCCTCGGTGCTCGTCATCCTGGGCGTGGTCACGTTGGTCTTCTTCGTGCTTCGCTCCGTACCGGGCGATCCGGTCGAGTCGATCTTGGGCGAGCAGGCCCTGGCGGTCGACAAACAGGCGATGCGCGAGTGCCTCAACCTCGACAAGCCGCTGTGGGAGCAATACGTGCTCTTCTGGAAGGACGTCGGCAACGGCACCCTCGGTGAATTGTGCGACGAGCGCGGGGTCACCGTGGCCGACAAACTCGTGGCCAATATCCCGGCGACCTTCCAACTCGCCCTGGCGAGTCTGGCCATTGCGCTGCTCATCGCCCTGCCCCTCGGCATCGCCGCCTCTTTAAAACCCTATTCTTGGGTGGACAACGGCTCGGCGGTGCTCGCGCTCTTAGGCATATCGATTCCCAACTTCTGGTTGGGCCCGATGCTGCTCATCCTGTTCAGCCTCACGCTACAGGCGCTCCCCAACCCCGGCAGCGAGGTCACAGGCTTATCGACGCTGATCTTGCCGGCCATCACTCTGGGTACGGCGCTCGCCGCCAAGCTGACGCGTATGACGCGCTCGAGCATGCTCGAGGTGCTCAACCAGGATTATGTGCGCACGGCCAAATCGAAGGGCAACCCCGGCTGGAAGGTGACCACCAAACACGCGCTGCGCAACGCGCTCATCCCGGTGGTGACCATCCTCGGCCTGCAATTCGGCGCCCTTCTGGGCGGCGCAATCATCGTCGAGAAGGTCTTCGCCCGGCCCGGTCTGGGAACGCTCCTGCTCGACGGGATCAACACCCGCAATTATCTGATCGTGCAGGGTTGCGTCATCTTCATCGCGTTCTCCTACGTGGCGGTCAACCTGATCACCGACTTGGTGTACGGCTGGATCGACCCGCGCATTCGGTATGATTAA
- a CDS encoding tetratricopeptide repeat protein → MLQSINHGWHELSQGNVDAAEPIFRSHLNDHPDSVEALRGLARVALHRGDTAHAETLAQRAHSIDSTADVKLLLGEILGAQGKRREAEQLLTQAVAFHTSDSYALALLGEQKIRQGRWDEGTQDFIEALSNDADGDGFRHLQKVLADLVDAYVAGRIPEQDAMKFVNRLDYSVPKTGPEMQSFFGEARRAINSGRSINRRQHAPEQTLPTSVRQAARGASTGAPSPAAPQSPPPQSQRPPEKRQTRAPQQRRPSAPRQQRPRSSNSSGTKQPGVDANQKDLQAIIQHERSLNQDLVAGLAEMGPPEWPSKAGYDSIDTVPPISLDRGSVLGESGGIDMRDFRITDGDLLSEIFLERCLRNLLVATQKNKATTIVLRPESIWQMEINCRDGLLDDLRPLSPLYKDRAGFENFRQLAFGMFIGECLAKTYDGAWTYETPASESYLEIGNMILEPFDLVARWMAAADKDDVDLDMLARQGHQASQQSTSMTIASDHIDPTRELSRDALPAKLAEMWALYRFNLSDTAFSHVASTIEVVESEDRFILFRIGAKWVPEFARGPQGAGIGYDDTVGMAYLRQSGQFLPLASRKGLARLLEICFDKLDKHSARRAIELLTDFHCPSWWVAANDPEAAKLSQKVGTQVNSPRFERQHSAKTLVISGVSSQGPVQWRLTHDPHQVVPWQLDLQR, encoded by the coding sequence ATGCTGCAATCGATCAATCACGGCTGGCACGAACTCAGCCAAGGCAATGTCGACGCGGCCGAGCCGATCTTTCGGAGTCACCTCAACGACCACCCGGACTCGGTCGAAGCGCTGCGCGGGCTCGCCCGCGTGGCGCTGCATCGCGGCGACACCGCCCATGCCGAAACCCTGGCACAGCGTGCGCACTCGATTGATTCGACGGCCGACGTCAAGCTCTTGTTGGGCGAGATTCTGGGGGCGCAGGGCAAACGCCGGGAGGCCGAGCAGTTGTTGACCCAGGCCGTCGCCTTCCACACGTCCGACTCCTATGCGCTGGCGCTGCTCGGCGAGCAGAAGATCCGCCAGGGGCGCTGGGACGAGGGAACCCAAGACTTCATCGAAGCCCTCAGCAACGACGCCGACGGCGACGGCTTCCGCCACCTGCAGAAGGTCCTCGCCGATCTGGTCGACGCGTATGTCGCCGGGCGAATCCCCGAGCAGGATGCCATGAAGTTCGTCAACCGGCTCGACTACTCGGTGCCCAAAACGGGCCCGGAGATGCAGTCGTTTTTCGGCGAAGCGCGCCGTGCGATTAATTCGGGACGAAGCATCAACCGCCGACAGCATGCCCCGGAGCAGACCCTTCCGACCTCGGTGCGCCAGGCGGCACGCGGCGCTTCGACAGGGGCGCCCTCCCCTGCCGCGCCACAGTCACCGCCGCCTCAATCCCAGCGCCCTCCCGAGAAGCGCCAGACGCGTGCGCCGCAACAGCGCCGGCCATCGGCGCCTCGTCAACAGCGTCCACGCAGCTCGAACTCCTCGGGCACCAAGCAGCCGGGCGTCGACGCCAACCAGAAGGACCTGCAGGCGATCATCCAGCACGAACGGTCCCTGAACCAGGATCTCGTCGCCGGCCTGGCCGAGATGGGGCCGCCTGAGTGGCCCTCGAAGGCCGGCTACGACAGCATCGATACGGTCCCTCCCATCTCACTCGACCGAGGCTCGGTGCTCGGTGAGTCGGGGGGCATCGACATGCGCGACTTTCGCATCACCGATGGCGACCTCCTCTCCGAAATCTTCTTGGAGCGCTGCCTTCGCAACTTGCTGGTCGCCACACAAAAGAACAAGGCGACGACCATTGTGCTGCGCCCGGAGAGTATCTGGCAGATGGAGATCAACTGTCGGGATGGATTGCTCGATGATCTGCGCCCACTCAGCCCACTCTACAAAGATCGCGCCGGCTTCGAGAACTTTCGCCAGCTAGCCTTCGGCATGTTCATCGGAGAGTGCTTGGCGAAGACCTACGACGGCGCCTGGACCTACGAGACGCCAGCCTCGGAGAGCTACCTCGAGATCGGCAACATGATCCTCGAGCCGTTCGATCTCGTCGCCCGTTGGATGGCCGCCGCCGACAAAGACGACGTCGACCTCGACATGCTCGCCCGCCAGGGCCACCAGGCAAGCCAGCAGAGCACGTCGATGACGATCGCGTCCGATCATATCGATCCGACGCGCGAGTTGTCGCGCGATGCGTTGCCCGCCAAGCTCGCCGAGATGTGGGCGCTGTATCGGTTCAACCTGTCGGACACCGCCTTCTCCCACGTCGCCAGCACCATCGAGGTGGTCGAGTCCGAAGACCGCTTCATCCTCTTCAGGATCGGCGCAAAGTGGGTGCCCGAATTCGCCCGTGGCCCGCAAGGGGCGGGGATAGGTTACGACGACACGGTGGGGATGGCCTATCTGCGCCAGTCCGGCCAGTTCTTGCCGCTGGCGAGCCGCAAGGGATTGGCGCGCCTACTCGAAATTTGCTTCGACAAACTCGACAAGCACTCCGCGCGGCGAGCCATCGAACTGCTCACCGACTTTCACTGCCCGAGCTGGTGGGTGGCTGCCAATGACCCTGAAGCGGCCAAGCTGAGCCAGAAGGTCGGCACACAGGTCAACTCGCCGCGCTTCGAGCGCCAGCATTCGGCCAAAACGCTCGTCATCAGCGGGGTCTCCTCGCAGGGGCCGGTGCAGTGGCGACTCACCCACGACCCCCATCAAGTGGTGCCCTGGCAGCTGGACCTGCAGCGCTGA
- the nagZ gene encoding beta-N-acetylhexosaminidase, giving the protein MNVSDDQIREAIGQLLVVGFHGADEEPPEAIAEALSTGKIGGVILFRRNVDTVEQVCALNTRVHELAAEAPEAPFVAVDQEGGRVVRLKEPLTPIPPMRAVGDTNDGRLISEVSEVIATEVGALGFNLNFAPVLDVDTNPLNPIIGDRAFGRTPERVIRAAGAFLLGHHTAGVIPCGKHFPGHGDTLLDSHKDLPTLKHDMERLQRVELEPFRRAIGADIPMLMTAHMLLPALDSEHPATLSQAVIGELLREELGYDGVVITDDLEMKAVAERYDIDEMVTLGLRAGIDIFLICHTEAKWQQAYDTLYELATSGDEDLQLVLRAAERVRRLKRTMLGNQRRPWQPYDGWREMLGCDEHRQTMARVEWNPEEKLVDPTEAG; this is encoded by the coding sequence ATGAATGTGAGCGACGACCAAATTCGTGAGGCGATCGGCCAGTTGTTGGTGGTGGGATTCCACGGCGCCGACGAGGAGCCGCCCGAGGCGATCGCCGAGGCGCTGTCCACCGGCAAGATCGGCGGGGTGATCCTGTTTCGGCGAAACGTCGACACCGTCGAGCAAGTCTGCGCGCTCAACACGCGCGTCCACGAGCTCGCCGCCGAGGCCCCCGAAGCTCCGTTTGTCGCCGTCGACCAGGAGGGCGGACGCGTCGTGCGCCTCAAAGAGCCGCTCACACCTATTCCGCCCATGCGCGCGGTGGGCGACACCAACGACGGCCGGCTCATCTCGGAGGTCTCCGAGGTGATCGCCACCGAGGTGGGCGCGCTGGGGTTCAACCTGAACTTCGCGCCGGTGCTCGACGTCGACACCAACCCGCTCAACCCGATCATCGGCGACCGCGCCTTCGGCCGTACACCCGAGCGCGTGATCCGGGCGGCCGGCGCCTTCTTGCTCGGCCACCACACCGCCGGGGTGATCCCGTGCGGCAAGCACTTCCCCGGCCATGGCGACACCCTGCTCGACAGCCACAAGGACCTGCCCACGCTCAAACACGACATGGAGCGGCTGCAGCGCGTCGAGCTCGAGCCGTTCCGGCGAGCGATCGGCGCCGACATCCCGATGCTCATGACCGCGCATATGCTGCTGCCGGCGCTCGACTCGGAGCATCCGGCCACGCTCAGCCAGGCGGTCATCGGCGAGTTGTTGCGCGAGGAGTTGGGCTACGACGGGGTGGTGATCACCGACGACCTGGAGATGAAGGCCGTCGCCGAGCGCTATGACATCGACGAGATGGTCACGTTGGGGCTTCGCGCGGGCATCGACATCTTCCTGATCTGCCACACCGAAGCGAAGTGGCAGCAGGCCTACGACACGCTCTACGAGCTGGCCACGTCGGGCGACGAAGACCTACAGCTCGTGCTGCGCGCCGCCGAGCGCGTACGTCGCCTCAAGCGCACCATGTTGGGCAACCAACGCCGCCCCTGGCAGCCGTACGATGGCTGGCGCGAGATGTTGGGCTGCGACGAACATCGCCAGACGATGGCGCGCGTGGAGTGGAACCCCGAAGAAAAGCTCGTCGATCCCACCGAGGCGGGTTGA
- a CDS encoding type III pantothenate kinase — MLFVIDVGNTNTVLGVYKGTTLLKHWRIQTHHGRTSDEHGILLRELFHFAGLDPDAIDAAIISCVVPPMERALIGMVEDYFELAPMVVGQTVHPSMAVLYDNPREVGADRLVNAVAAWQRYQTSLVVVDFGTATTFDAITADGAYKGGAIAPGVTISSEALFHHASKLPRVEIAKPPSVIGQTTVHSIQSGLLYGYTGLVREIVTRMKSELDGETRVVATGGLARFIAGETDIIDEVDDFLTLEGLRLISEEQEKQIAEQND, encoded by the coding sequence ATGCTGTTCGTCATTGATGTCGGCAATACAAACACCGTCCTCGGTGTCTACAAGGGCACAACACTGCTCAAGCACTGGCGTATTCAAACCCATCATGGGCGCACCAGTGACGAGCACGGGATTTTGTTGCGCGAGCTGTTTCATTTTGCCGGGCTCGACCCGGACGCCATCGACGCGGCGATCATCAGTTGTGTGGTGCCGCCAATGGAGCGTGCGCTCATCGGCATGGTCGAAGACTACTTCGAGCTCGCCCCGATGGTGGTCGGCCAGACGGTCCATCCGTCGATGGCGGTGCTCTATGATAACCCGCGCGAAGTGGGCGCCGACCGGCTGGTCAACGCCGTGGCGGCTTGGCAGCGCTATCAAACGAGCCTGGTCGTCGTCGACTTCGGCACCGCGACGACCTTCGACGCGATTACGGCCGACGGCGCCTACAAGGGCGGGGCGATCGCTCCCGGTGTGACCATCTCGAGCGAAGCGCTCTTCCACCACGCCAGCAAGCTGCCGCGCGTCGAGATCGCCAAACCGCCGTCGGTCATCGGCCAGACGACGGTGCATTCAATCCAGTCCGGGCTGCTCTATGGCTACACGGGCCTTGTGCGTGAAATCGTCACGCGCATGAAGTCCGAGTTGGATGGCGAGACGCGGGTGGTGGCCACCGGTGGGCTGGCGCGGTTTATTGCCGGAGAGACCGATATCATCGACGAGGTCGACGACTTCTTGACGCTCGAAGGGCTGCGCCTGATTTCCGAGGAACAAGAAAAGCAAATCGCCGAGCAGAATGATTGA